The genomic window TAAAAAATAATAACCTTTATAAAAAAGTCATAGGAGTTATACTGGGAATTATTGAAGGTTTAAAAACAATTTTTAAATTAAAACAGAAAGGAAAGTTTATCCTTTATACCATAGGCATCTGGGTTTCCTATTATTTTGCAGCTTACCTGGTCTGCTTTGCTTTACCGGAAACTTCCGGTTTTACCTTTGATGACGGGTTTTTGATCCTGGTCGTAGGGACTTTCGGAATGATTATTCCGGCAAGTGGCGGGATCGGAGCTTTCAACCTGGCGATGAAGTACGGTTTTATGGCTTTGTTTATCTCCATGGGAAAAAGCGGTGAGCTGGGTGGCGAAGTGGGATTAACCTATTCTTTTATTTCCCTGCCTTTACAGATTGTAATTATGCTGGTAATGGGGCTTATTTCCATTCCGATGCTGGCCCGGGCCAGAAACCGGTTGACCGAACATTCAGTATCAGAATCATCATATTAAATAGAGATTAAAAGGCTGGAAGAGGGAAGAAGGATGCTGGATGTTCACTTGATGAACGTATGACTAACGGTCTTATCTATCAAATGTCTGATTACCTTCTTTTGTTAATTTAGATGTCTTTTAAGTTGTTTAAAATCAATTAAATATTGTAAAATTTACCACAATATAAAATCCGGCATTTGCGCCGGATTTTTTTAGATCTGACGATAAAAGGTTTTGACCTGTTCCTTCCATAGGTCCACACTTTCCGCAGTGGCCCGGTCTGCCCGGTCAAAAAAGAGATGCTGGATAACATCGAAACCGCAGTATGAAAAAATACCGTCATCTGAGGTCAGCTGGAGTGCTTTATCCATACCGGTCTGTGTATATTCCTCATGGGATTTGCCGTGGGTGTTGATGATAGCAGCCTTCTTTCCTTTCAAAAGTCCCTTCTGAATTCCCTGATCGTACCGGTAGGCAAAACCGTAGGTAAAAACCCGGTCGATATATCCTTTCATTACGGCCGGCATTCCGGTCCACCAGATCGGATAGATAAAAGTAATGCATTCTGCCCGGGAAATATATTCCTGTTCTTTCTTAATGTCCTCCGCAAGAGTTCCTGCACGCTGATCCTGAAGATCTTTTAAAGAGAGAACGGGATTAAATTGCATCGTGTTGAGATCCCGGATGATGAGTTCATGATTTCCGTCTTCCTTTATCGTATCGGTAACCGTTTTTAAAATCTGATGATTAAGGCTTTTCTCATTAGGATGGGCATAAATAATTAAATGTCTCATTGTTTTTGTTTAAATTAATAAGACAAAATTACCCTCTGCCGGAATGAAAAAATTGTATGAAAACGAAATCAGTTTATCCTGAAACGGGATTACAGATGCTCTTCTGAAACTTTACATAGCACGAAGGCGTCATCCCGAGAAAGTGCTTAAAATCACGGATGAGCTGGCTCTGGTCGTAATAGCCACATGAATCGATTATATAAAACCAATCGGTTTTCCGTTCGTTATCTGCTTCTTTTTCAATTATTTTAATCGCTTTGAGAAAACGCTGATAGCGGTGAATCTCCTTTGCCGAATATCCTAGCCTGTTTTTATAATGTAGCTGAACGTTTCTTTCCGTCTGTCCTGTAATTCCGGCAGCTGTTTTAACGGGGTCGAAAGCTCCTTGTGAAAGGTCACCCAAAAGAGCATCCAGTGTATTTTGGTCCTGTAAATAAGGTTTACAGAATTCAAGCAGGTAACGGGATTTTTCGTCAGTAGAAGAAAGCTGGGAAAGTTTTTGCCAGACGTCTGTGAAACAGTTGTCAGGAACAAGACCATCAGGATCGGAACCAGTAGCATGCGATCCTGCCAGCGATTTTCCAAAAAAACGATAGAAAGCATCTCCTTTGAAATTCACTGCCAAAAAAGAAGTTCCGGGAGGAAGGGAATAGTCAAAGGCTTTTTTTACGGGGCCGATAACAAGGCACTGCCGGATTTTTACCGATGCTTGCGGCGTTGTCATGGTGATTTCTCCTCCGAAACAGAAAAGCAGGATCATCCGGTAATGGGGAAGCAGTATTTTTACAACCGGAAATGACGATCGGTTTTCGGCATAGTAAAAATGGGAAAACACCTCTTCAAACTCCAAAGGAACCTGAATAGTATACTGATTATATTCCGGATCTGAATTTTTCAAAACATTTATTTTAAAAATCTGCGAAAGGCAAATGCCGTTTTAAAGCCGATTAAACGCAATAGTTATGCTTTTACAATGTCAGCTTTTTAATTATGTGCCCAATATTTTGCAATTTACATAATAATTTATGAGGATTTCATTTGGAAAATTCCCGAATGAGTTTTAATTTAGAGAGAACAACACATCATTATTATGGCAATTAATTTACAGAAAGGTCAGCGGATCGAATTAGGATTTACCAAAATGACGATCGGTCTTGGGTGGGATCCGAATGAAGGGATGGGATATGATTTCGACCTGGATGCTTCAGCAATTATGATCGATGCCGACCGGAAACTGGTCAGTGAGGAATACTTCATTTTTTATAATAACCTGAATTCGCCCGACGGCGCTCTTACGCACACCGGCGACGATCCGAGCGGGAAAAACAGTGACGGTGATGATGATGAAGCCATTGTCGTGGATCTGGAAAAAGTAGATCCCAGGGTAGAAGAGATCCTTTTTGTAGTAACGATTGAGGATTTTGAAAGAAGAAAGCAGAATTTCGGGCAGGTAAGGAATTCCTATATCCGCATTATCGACAATATGACGCATCAGGAAATTGCAAAATATGAGCTGGACGAAGATTTCTCCATAGAAACGGGAATTGAGTTCGGAAGGTTGTACAAGCGCAGCGGAAGCTGGAAATTTGAAGCGTCAGGAATCGGCTACCGTGCAGATCTCGGCTTTTTCCTGGAAAAATATTACAAAGGACAAATCATAAAATAGTATGGCGATCAATTTACAAAAAGGACAGACCATCAATCTCCGCAAGAGCGAAAGCGGGAATGAAATGTACGATCTTTCATCCGTAACCATCGGCCTTGGCTGGGACGTACGCAAATGCGGTGGTTTCTTCAGCCGTTTGTTTGGCATCAATAACGGACCGGAATATGATCTGGATGCCATTGCCTTTCTTCTGGATGCCAACGGAAAGGTTGCCAACATGGGGAAAACCTGTCCTGCAGGCAATGGAAAAGAAATTGTTTTATATAAAGGCGATGTGGTTTATTTTAACTCCATGCGTCATCCGAGCGGAAAGATCTGGCTTACCGGCGACAACAGAACCGGAGCAGGAGATGGGGATGATGAGCAGATTGTCGTAAAACTTGACGAACTCGACGAGCGGTATCAGAAAATCCTTTTCGTTGTTTCCATTTACCAGGGA from Chryseobacterium sp. SORGH_AS_0447 includes these protein-coding regions:
- a CDS encoding AraC family transcriptional regulator gives rise to the protein MKNSDPEYNQYTIQVPLEFEEVFSHFYYAENRSSFPVVKILLPHYRMILLFCFGGEITMTTPQASVKIRQCLVIGPVKKAFDYSLPPGTSFLAVNFKGDAFYRFFGKSLAGSHATGSDPDGLVPDNCFTDVWQKLSQLSSTDEKSRYLLEFCKPYLQDQNTLDALLGDLSQGAFDPVKTAAGITGQTERNVQLHYKNRLGYSAKEIHRYQRFLKAIKIIEKEADNERKTDWFYIIDSCGYYDQSQLIRDFKHFLGMTPSCYVKFQKSICNPVSG
- a CDS encoding TerD family protein, with product MAINLQKGQTINLRKSESGNEMYDLSSVTIGLGWDVRKCGGFFSRLFGINNGPEYDLDAIAFLLDANGKVANMGKTCPAGNGKEIVLYKGDVVYFNSMRHPSGKIWLTGDNRTGAGDGDDEQIVVKLDELDERYQKILFVVSIYQGLVHRQHFGMIENAFIRAVDARGKEITKFSLSGDDSMNGMCSMVFAEAYRHNGDWKFRAIGEPHRTDNFIDVLVPYTY
- a CDS encoding NAD(P)H-dependent oxidoreductase, with protein sequence MRHLIIYAHPNEKSLNHQILKTVTDTIKEDGNHELIIRDLNTMQFNPVLSLKDLQDQRAGTLAEDIKKEQEYISRAECITFIYPIWWTGMPAVMKGYIDRVFTYGFAYRYDQGIQKGLLKGKKAAIINTHGKSHEEYTQTGMDKALQLTSDDGIFSYCGFDVIQHLFFDRADRATAESVDLWKEQVKTFYRQI
- a CDS encoding TerD family protein; the encoded protein is MAINLQKGQRIELGFTKMTIGLGWDPNEGMGYDFDLDASAIMIDADRKLVSEEYFIFYNNLNSPDGALTHTGDDPSGKNSDGDDDEAIVVDLEKVDPRVEEILFVVTIEDFERRKQNFGQVRNSYIRIIDNMTHQEIAKYELDEDFSIETGIEFGRLYKRSGSWKFEASGIGYRADLGFFLEKYYKGQIIK